The genomic interval TAAAAGATTTAGAGTGAATAATCCTGTCTCTATCCCTCTGAAAGCATGTTCTTATTGAACATGGTTCTTCTTCTTTATCTCTACCTTTACTGTTTTTTGAAAGCATTGCAAAGGGAGAAAGTACCTTTTCTTCAATTTTTTCATACTGTTCTCTTAAACTTTCAGTCATTTAGACAGCTAACTCCCTTTCTTCTTTCCCTGTTAACCTTGAAACAATTATACCTGCAATTAGGGAAAGTAAGAAACCTGGTATCAATTCATACAAAGTGTTGCTTAAAGCTGGAATGTTTTTCCAGACAATTATAACAATTGGCCCTACAATAAGATTTGCAAGAGCACCCCATTTGTTAAACCTTTTATCGTAAAGAAGAAGAATTACAAGAGGAGAAAAAGCCGCTCCAAGTGCACCCCATGCATATAACACAAATGAATAAATTACCTTTACATCGTTTAATGCAATAACAAGGGCAATTAAAGTCATAATAACTATTACACTCCTTGTAATTAAGACAAGTTTTTTTCTATCAACTTCTTTTTTTGTAAGTTTAAGCCACAAATCATTTACCAGAGAGGTTGCTGCATACATTAATTGGGAATCTGCTGTTGACATTATTGCCGCAGTTATTGCTGAAAGAACAATTCCTGCAAGCACCGGGTGAAGATAGTATGCGGTAAATTTAGGCAAAGCCTGCTCTGGGTCCGTTAATTGAGGGAAAATTGCCCTTGATGCAATTCCAAGGGTAACAGAACCAAAGAGGACAAAGAAACTCCACAGTGTGCCTATCAAACCTGCCCTCTTACCCTCGTCTTCGTCTTTAACCGTTATATACCTGACAACAACATGGGGCATACCTTGATAGCCTAACCCAATTCCAAGCTGGCCTAAAATAAAACCTATACTTCCCCACAATGTTGCACCCTTTAATGTCCAGAATGTATCAATATTGGCTGATTTCAATGCCTCTATTATATGGGTAACTCCGCCAGCCTGAAAAACTGCGTATATAGGAAGAATTACAAGAATAAAAACCATTAAAAACCCTTGAAGTGCATCTGTCCAGCAAACGGCCGCATAGCCGCCCATTAAAATATAAGCACCTATTATCAAAGCACCTATTAAAACCCCTAAAGTGTACTCCGAAACGGTAAAAAGATTTCCAACAGAATGCTGGAGAGAATTCACAATATTTGGGGGAATAATCTCCATTCCCTGAAATGTTTTCCCTGCACCAACAAATTGAGAAACAACATAGGCTCCCATAAAAAAAACAATTATCAAACTTCCTATTATCCTTAATAATTTCTTTCTATCCTCCAGTGCATCTTCAATCATATCTGCAAGGGTTAATGAGTTAAGCTTTCCAGACAGTCTTCTAACCGGTGCAATTATGAAAAGCCAGTTGGCTGCAAAACCTAAAACACAACCTATTGCCGCCCAGTACGCAGCAAACCCCATTTTATAGCCTAACCCAGATAAACCAAGCATTACCCAGGCACTTTCTGATGATGCAGCTGCTGACAATGCGGTAACAATTGCACCAAGGGATTTTCCGGCAGTAACAAAATCCTCGTAAGACTTTGAAAATTTTTTATCCCCAATGTAACCGATTACAAGCAATGCAATAAGGTAAATTACAAAGGTAATAAAAACTGCCCCAGAGTGAACACCCATATCTCCTCCCCACGAATTTATCTTTATATTTTAATTTTATTTTAAAAAAAGGATAACAGTCAAATTTTTAGTTGTCTTTTCATTTAATTATTCTTATATTTTTAGGTGAATGAAATTTTTAAAAAAATGTAAAATTTTCCCTTGCATAAACTTTATTTTTTAGTAAAATATAATTCGTAATAAAAAAAATTTTTAAGTAAAATAAATTATTAACAGGAGGACAAAATGGCAGAATTAAAAGACGCTGTTTTAAAGGCAATGAAAGATGCTGGCAAACCGGTTAGGCCGGGAGATGTTGCAAAGATGCTTAATGTTGACAGTAAAGAGGTTTCAAAGGCTATTAAAGAGTTGAAAAACGAGGGAAAGGTAATTTCCCCTAAAAGGTGTTACTACGCACCAAACGAATAAATAATATTTAACGGAGGTTTTATAATGGGTTTAGTAGGAAAACAGGCACCTGATTTTAAGGCTACGGCAGTTATGCCAGATAATTCATTCAAAGAGATTTCATTAAAGGATTACGAAGGAAAATACATTGTGTTATTCTTCTATCCTCTTGATTTTACATTTGTATGTCCAACAGAAATTATTGCTTTTGACCACAAATTAGATGAATTTAAAAAGAGAAATGCAGAAGTAATAGGAGTATCTATTGATTCACAGTTTACCCACCTTGCTTGGAAAAACACCCCTGTAGAAAAAGGTGGAATTGGAAATATTCAGTATCCATTGATTGCAGATGTGTCAAAACAGATATCAAGGGATTACGATGTCCTCTTTAATGATAGCGTTGCTTTAAGAGGTCTTTTTATAATAGGTAAAGATGGTATTGTAAAACATTCAACTGTTAACTTCCTTGATTTTGGAAGAAATATTGATGAAGTGTTAAGAACCCTTGACGCAATTCAGTTTGTTGATGAGCATGGAGAAGCATGCCCTGCTAACTGGAAACCGGGGAAACCGGGAATGAAACCAACCCCGGAAGGCGTGGCAGAGTATCTTGCTGAACACGCTGAAGAACTTTAATAGGAGGTTCAAATGAATAGAGGAAATGTTTACAAATGTGAAGTATGTGGAAATATTGTTGAAGTATTAAAAGTTGGCGGAGGAACACTTGTTTGCTGCGGCCAGGATATGAAACTTTTAGAAGAAAAAACCGCAGATAGTGCAACTGAAAAGCATGTACCTGTAATTGAAAAGATTGACGGGGGATATAAAGTTTATGTTGGTTCAACCCTCCACCCAATGGAAGAAAAGCACTATATTGAATGGATTGAATTAATTGCAGACGGAGTAACCCACAGGGCATATCTAAAACCAGGGGATAAACCAGAAGCATTCTTTATGATTGGAGAGGCAAAAGAGGTTTCAGCAAGGGAACACTGCAATCTCCACGGTTTGTGGAAAGGCAACCTTTAATTTTAAGGGTTTTCTATAAGTTAAGGGGCGTTTAATCGCCCCTTTTTATTTTTTCATGCACTTAATAATTGCCTTTTTGAACTCTTCAACAGTATAAGGTTTGCTAAGAACTTCGTCAAAACCGTATTTTTCATACTCTGCAAAAACCACTCCCTTTGAAAACCCGCTTGATACAATTGCCTTGATTTCTGGATAAATAGATTTTATCTCATTTATAATCTCCTTACCTCCTTTACCACCTTTAACAGTTAAATCAAGTATAGCAACATTGTATGGTTTTCCTTTCTTCAACTCTTTTTTTAATCCTTCAACTAAATCCTCTCCTTTAGCAAATATTTGGCCATTAAGACCTAAGAAATCCATTAAGTCATAAATCGTTTCCTGCATAGGCTCTTCGTCTTCAAGCACTGCGATTTTAATTTTCCCAAGGTCTAAATCTTCACCTTCCCTTACTTCTTCTTGAGCTGGTTTTGTTTCTTCCTGTCCATTCACGACAAAATCTCTGTTTGCCGGGAAATAAACATAAAATGCGGTGCCTTTCCCAACTTCAGATTTAACCTCTATACATCCACCATGAGCCTTGACTATATTTCTAACTATCGCAAGCCCAAGGCCAAACCCCTGGTCTTTATAGCCTACAAAAAATTGAAAAATTTTGTCCAGCTTTTCCTTTGGAATTCCAGGGCCATTGTCCTCAACCTTTATTAAAACATATTCCCCTTTATTACAATTGTCAGGTTTTCCCTCTGCAATTACATTTTTGACTTCAACATTGACAACACCCTTTTCATTTAGAACATCCCTTGCGTTACTGAACAAATTCAAAATAACCTGAGCAATTTGGGTAGGATCACCCTTAATTGCCCACAAATTATCTTCAATATTTTTATTAACCTTAATAGAAGAACCTGAAAAAACAAAATTGGCAAGATCGTCAATGGTTTGCTTCAAAAAACCCTTGCTCAAATTAGAAAAAAGAGGTTTACCAGTCTTTGAAAAGGTTAAAAATTGAGTAGCCAGTGCCTTTGCTATTTTCATATTCCTCATTATCTTTT from Thermotomaculum hydrothermale carries:
- a CDS encoding sodium/proline symporter → MGVHSGAVFITFVIYLIALLVIGYIGDKKFSKSYEDFVTAGKSLGAIVTALSAAASSESAWVMLGLSGLGYKMGFAAYWAAIGCVLGFAANWLFIIAPVRRLSGKLNSLTLADMIEDALEDRKKLLRIIGSLIIVFFMGAYVVSQFVGAGKTFQGMEIIPPNIVNSLQHSVGNLFTVSEYTLGVLIGALIIGAYILMGGYAAVCWTDALQGFLMVFILVILPIYAVFQAGGVTHIIEALKSANIDTFWTLKGATLWGSIGFILGQLGIGLGYQGMPHVVVRYITVKDEDEGKRAGLIGTLWSFFVLFGSVTLGIASRAIFPQLTDPEQALPKFTAYYLHPVLAGIVLSAITAAIMSTADSQLMYAATSLVNDLWLKLTKKEVDRKKLVLITRSVIVIMTLIALVIALNDVKVIYSFVLYAWGALGAAFSPLVILLLYDKRFNKWGALANLIVGPIVIIVWKNIPALSNTLYELIPGFLLSLIAGIIVSRLTGKEERELAV
- a CDS encoding helix-turn-helix domain-containing protein, translating into MAELKDAVLKAMKDAGKPVRPGDVAKMLNVDSKEVSKAIKELKNEGKVISPKRCYYAPNE
- a CDS encoding peroxiredoxin; the encoded protein is MMGLVGKQAPDFKATAVMPDNSFKEISLKDYEGKYIVLFFYPLDFTFVCPTEIIAFDHKLDEFKKRNAEVIGVSIDSQFTHLAWKNTPVEKGGIGNIQYPLIADVSKQISRDYDVLFNDSVALRGLFIIGKDGIVKHSTVNFLDFGRNIDEVLRTLDAIQFVDEHGEACPANWKPGKPGMKPTPEGVAEYLAEHAEEL
- a CDS encoding desulfoferrodoxin: MNRGNVYKCEVCGNIVEVLKVGGGTLVCCGQDMKLLEEKTADSATEKHVPVIEKIDGGYKVYVGSTLHPMEEKHYIEWIELIADGVTHRAYLKPGDKPEAFFMIGEAKEVSAREHCNLHGLWKGNL